From a region of the Pirellulales bacterium genome:
- a CDS encoding glycoside hydrolase family 2 TIM barrel-domain containing protein, with product MHRFQRHAGFVLLAAGWASAVICGYTVARAAENAADHKGWREVDLFDADWRFYKGDAKGAEAPDFDDANWRKLDVPHDWSIEGPFDKDNPTGGAGAFLPAGVGWYRKHFTLPAADKGHRVFIEFDGVMANSEVWINGHSLGKRPFGYVSFRYDLTDHLNFGDKPNVLAVRCDNSQQPASRWYAGAGIYRHVHLETVNPVHLDLWPQYVTTPKISADEATIHVHSTVTNQSDRPGEFVVETNLLDPEGKPAGPKMAGEINYPVKKISPGETAEFDQDLTVPKPQLWDLDHPNLYSAVAKLFATDNRETPIDSSTALFGIREAKFDAATGFSLNGKNMKLLGVCLHHDGGALGAAVPLSVWQRRLEALKQIGVNAIRTSHNPPAPEFLDLCDRMGFLVMDEMFDCWTAGKNKFDYHLYFNDWWKTDTTDTLLRDRDHPCIVIYSAGNEIGDINANNDKGSRVFVPIRDVMHQLDPTRPVTVAVLQPNQHGVYVKGGFAELMDVVGQNYRENELVAYHQANPQTKIIGTENHHDMGEWIYLRDNPAYSGQFLWTGFDYLGESKAWPKIGYNWGLFDRIGTPNGIGYQRQSWWSDVPMVHLVRREPPQRTADRPNNAERLPRFYSDWSPHVAADEHGENVQTVEAFSNCDTVELLLNDKSLGVKPRPADNASPREWKVPFEPGTLRAIASNDGKVVATHELRTAGKPAKIALETDRKELADDWDDVAFVGATVVDENGTPVPDATEPIKFGISGPGAVVAVDAGDPTSTAPFQTVECRPFHGLCAAIVRSTAPKGEITLTATSADLPAATVTMAAAAAK from the coding sequence ATGCATCGCTTTCAGCGACATGCTGGTTTCGTTCTGTTAGCGGCCGGCTGGGCCTCGGCTGTCATTTGCGGCTACACCGTCGCACGCGCGGCGGAGAACGCAGCCGATCACAAGGGCTGGCGCGAAGTCGATTTGTTCGATGCCGACTGGCGATTTTACAAAGGGGACGCCAAGGGGGCCGAAGCACCCGATTTTGACGACGCCAATTGGCGCAAGCTGGACGTGCCGCACGATTGGAGTATTGAAGGCCCGTTCGATAAAGATAATCCCACCGGCGGCGCCGGCGCATTTTTGCCGGCCGGCGTGGGCTGGTATCGCAAGCACTTTACGCTACCGGCTGCGGATAAGGGCCACCGCGTATTCATCGAGTTCGACGGTGTCATGGCCAACAGCGAGGTGTGGATCAACGGCCACTCGTTGGGCAAGCGGCCCTTTGGCTACGTCAGCTTCCGCTACGACCTGACCGATCATCTCAACTTCGGCGACAAGCCCAACGTGCTGGCGGTGCGGTGCGATAATTCGCAGCAGCCCGCCTCGCGGTGGTATGCCGGAGCGGGCATTTACCGGCACGTGCATTTGGAAACGGTTAACCCGGTGCATTTGGATTTGTGGCCGCAATATGTGACGACGCCAAAGATCAGCGCCGACGAGGCGACCATTCACGTACACAGTACGGTGACCAATCAATCAGACAGGCCGGGCGAATTCGTCGTCGAAACCAACTTGCTTGATCCGGAGGGAAAACCGGCAGGTCCGAAGATGGCGGGAGAAATTAATTATCCGGTGAAGAAAATCTCTCCGGGGGAAACGGCGGAATTCGACCAAGATCTCACCGTTCCCAAGCCGCAACTCTGGGACTTGGATCATCCGAATTTGTATTCCGCCGTGGCCAAATTGTTTGCCACAGACAACCGCGAGACGCCAATCGACAGTTCGACGGCGCTTTTCGGCATTCGCGAGGCCAAATTCGATGCGGCGACGGGCTTTTCGCTGAACGGAAAAAACATGAAGCTGCTGGGCGTGTGTCTGCATCACGACGGCGGCGCCTTGGGGGCGGCCGTGCCGTTGTCGGTGTGGCAGCGGCGGCTGGAAGCGCTGAAGCAAATTGGCGTGAATGCCATTCGCACGTCGCACAATCCGCCGGCGCCGGAATTTTTGGATTTGTGCGACCGGATGGGTTTCTTGGTGATGGACGAAATGTTCGATTGCTGGACGGCGGGCAAAAACAAGTTCGATTACCATCTATACTTCAACGATTGGTGGAAAACTGATACGACCGATACCCTGCTGCGCGATCGCGATCATCCCTGCATCGTCATCTACAGTGCCGGCAACGAAATTGGCGACATCAATGCCAATAACGATAAAGGTTCCAGGGTTTTTGTGCCCATACGCGATGTAATGCACCAGCTTGATCCCACGCGGCCGGTGACCGTGGCGGTGCTGCAGCCCAACCAGCACGGCGTTTACGTCAAAGGCGGTTTTGCGGAACTGATGGACGTGGTGGGGCAGAATTACCGCGAGAACGAACTGGTGGCGTACCACCAGGCGAATCCGCAGACCAAAATTATCGGCACGGAAAATCATCACGACATGGGCGAATGGATTTATCTGCGTGATAACCCGGCGTATTCCGGACAGTTTTTATGGACTGGGTTCGATTATTTGGGCGAATCGAAGGCCTGGCCCAAAATTGGATACAACTGGGGCCTGTTCGACCGGATTGGCACGCCCAACGGCATTGGTTATCAGCGGCAAAGCTGGTGGAGCGACGTGCCGATGGTGCACCTAGTGCGGCGCGAACCGCCGCAACGCACTGCAGACAGGCCGAACAATGCGGAGCGCTTGCCGCGCTTTTACTCCGATTGGAGCCCACACGTGGCCGCCGACGAACATGGCGAAAACGTGCAGACAGTGGAAGCTTTCAGCAATTGCGACACGGTGGAATTGCTGCTGAACGATAAATCGCTTGGCGTGAAGCCACGTCCGGCGGACAATGCCTCGCCGCGGGAATGGAAGGTGCCGTTTGAGCCCGGCACGCTGCGGGCCATCGCCAGCAATGACGGCAAGGTGGTGGCCACGCACGAGCTGCGCACCGCCGGCAAACCGGCCAAAATTGCTTTAGAGACCGATCGGAAAGAATTGGCTGACGATTGGGACGATGTAGCGTTTGTTGGGGCGACCGTGGTCGATGAAAACGGCACGCCCGTGCCTGACGCGACGGAGCCGATCAAATTCGGTATTTCTGGTCCGGGCGCAGTGGTTGCGGTAGATGCAGGCGATCCTACCAGCACCGCGCCGTTCCAGACCGTCGAGTGCCGGCCGTTTCATGGTTTGTGCGCGGCGATTGTGCGATCGACGGCGCCTAAGGGGGAAATCACTTTGACTGCAACGTCCGCCGATTTGCCGGCGGCCACGGTTACCATGGCTGCGGCCGCAGCGAAATGA